One region of Miscanthus floridulus cultivar M001 chromosome 19, ASM1932011v1, whole genome shotgun sequence genomic DNA includes:
- the LOC136528913 gene encoding probable peroxygenase 4 has product MAGRQRAPAAASSYLPPVMMTAVLFLWVFFSCGGHVEASNIDFANMTALQKHVEFFDRNKDGIITASELFEGYVAIGCDAVFARKQAASVSAGVGPKTSPDDAPLPHLSIYLKYIHKAMHGSDTGAYDAEGRFVPAKFEEIFTKHAKVRPDALTFEEIEEMILANRDPLDPQSWSAPEGEWGLIYKLASDKHGFLHKDSARGIYDGSVFYKLEEQRTSARSDM; this is encoded by the exons ATGGCGGGTCGGCAACGTGCACCGGCAGCAGCTTCTTCATATTTGCCGCCAGTGATGATGACAGCGGTTCTGTTTCTATGGGTTTTCTTTAGCT GTGGCGGGCATGTGGAGGCAAGCAATATTGATTTTGCCAACATGACTGCTCTTCAAAAGCACGTTGAATTTTTCGACCGGAATAAGGATGGCATTATTACAGCTTCAGAGCTCTTTGAAG GATATGTGGCAATTGGATGTGATGCCGTATTTGCCAGAAAACAGGCCGCATCCGTCAGTGCTGGTGTTGGTCCAAAAACAAGCCCT GATGATGCACCACTGCCTCATTTATCCATATACTTGAAGTATATCCATAAAGCAATGCATGGAAGTGATACAGGTGCATACGACGCTGAAGGAAG GTTTGTTCCTGCAAAGTTTGAAGAAATATTCACAAAGCATGCAAAGGTCAGGCCAGATGCGCTAACGTTTGAGGAGATCGAGGAGATGATTCTAGCAAATCGAGATCCACTAGACCCTCAATCATG GTCTGCACCTGAAGGAGAATGGGGACTAATATACAAGCTTGCAAGTGATAAGCACGGATTTCTTCACAAGGACTCTGCAAGAGGCATATATGATGGCAGTGTGTTTTACAAGTTGGAGGAGCAGAGGACGTCTGCAAGAAGTGATATGTGA